One window of the Brevundimonas goettingensis genome contains the following:
- a CDS encoding M20/M25/M40 family metallo-hydrolase encodes MRLALLLGSLALALFIGVIALQTPSPRGPETPATAFSTARAMTDVRIIAAKPHPLGTPEHEAVRGYLFGRMTALGLSPSLHAGPLEDFAKARLTKWGLDPSKPAISLVGVLPGRDPTKPAVVLMAHYDSVAKSPGAADDTAGVAAILEAVRAIKARGLADRDLIVLLTDGEELGLDGARNFFTTHPLRDRVGAIVNLEARGGGGRAMMFETGPGNRQTIDLFTRAAARADGGATSNSLAVLIYSLMPNGTDFTVPRKQGLPGINLAFIGRPAQYHSPTSTPDALDQGSVQHIGSQALEAADALLRAPALPARGESRVYADVLDHLIVAHAPATGWILIGLTAALFLFAVWGGRHAASQVAGGLTVADIGRGLLGGLWFLTTCLVLAQAVRLLAGPIASRVTSADTYYVLLRRLPWIEGGVALTVLAVALAALAGRDVVGRRVLAGLVVGAALLATVMGGFIPVLIGAAVIAAGLSLWSQAAPRSVWGGWLGLILLIGLLGAGAQAVAPEAAFLLTWPALAAAAAAALSAAIGARLVSKASLIPAAVVTVVGGGWIASLAHPIFLGIGMDLPGVLAPLGLLILMFVRPLAPPQVARALAGCAAACLIFACGVSMTARFAEPAEPPAASAG; translated from the coding sequence ATGCGGCTCGCCCTGCTTCTCGGCTCGCTGGCGCTTGCGCTGTTCATCGGCGTGATCGCCCTGCAGACGCCGTCGCCCAGGGGGCCGGAGACGCCGGCGACCGCCTTCTCGACCGCGCGCGCCATGACCGATGTGCGCATCATCGCCGCAAAACCCCATCCGCTGGGCACGCCGGAGCATGAGGCGGTGCGCGGCTATCTGTTCGGGCGGATGACGGCCCTGGGGCTGAGCCCCAGCCTGCATGCCGGCCCGCTGGAGGACTTCGCGAAGGCGCGCCTGACGAAATGGGGGCTGGATCCGTCGAAGCCGGCGATCAGTCTGGTCGGCGTCCTGCCCGGCCGCGATCCGACGAAGCCCGCCGTGGTCCTGATGGCCCACTATGACAGTGTCGCAAAGTCGCCGGGCGCGGCCGACGACACGGCCGGGGTCGCGGCCATTCTGGAAGCCGTGCGGGCCATCAAGGCGCGCGGCCTGGCCGACCGTGACCTGATCGTCCTCCTGACCGACGGCGAGGAGCTGGGTCTGGACGGGGCGCGCAACTTCTTCACGACCCACCCCTTACGCGACCGCGTCGGCGCCATCGTCAACCTCGAGGCCCGGGGCGGCGGCGGCCGCGCCATGATGTTCGAAACGGGTCCGGGCAACCGCCAGACCATCGACCTGTTCACCCGGGCGGCGGCCAGGGCGGACGGCGGGGCGACCAGCAACTCCCTGGCGGTGCTGATCTACAGCCTGATGCCGAACGGCACCGACTTCACCGTGCCGCGCAAACAGGGGCTGCCGGGGATCAACCTGGCCTTCATCGGCCGCCCGGCCCAGTACCATTCCCCGACCTCGACGCCCGACGCCCTGGATCAGGGCAGCGTCCAGCACATCGGCTCCCAGGCGCTGGAGGCTGCGGACGCCCTGCTGCGCGCCCCCGCCCTGCCCGCGCGCGGCGAGAGCCGGGTCTATGCCGACGTTCTCGACCACCTGATCGTCGCCCATGCGCCGGCGACGGGCTGGATCCTGATCGGGCTCACGGCGGCCCTGTTCCTGTTCGCGGTCTGGGGCGGACGGCATGCGGCATCCCAGGTCGCGGGGGGTCTGACCGTCGCCGACATCGGACGCGGCCTGCTGGGCGGGCTGTGGTTCCTGACGACCTGTCTGGTCCTGGCCCAGGCGGTGCGGTTGCTGGCGGGACCCATCGCCAGCCGGGTCACCTCGGCGGACACCTATTATGTCCTGCTGCGGCGTCTGCCGTGGATCGAGGGCGGCGTGGCTCTGACCGTTCTTGCCGTGGCTCTGGCGGCGCTGGCCGGGCGCGATGTGGTCGGGCGGCGGGTGCTGGCGGGGCTGGTGGTGGGCGCGGCCCTGCTGGCCACCGTCATGGGCGGCTTCATTCCCGTCCTGATAGGAGCGGCCGTGATCGCCGCGGGCCTCAGCCTGTGGTCGCAGGCCGCGCCGCGCTCGGTCTGGGGCGGCTGGCTGGGGCTGATCCTGCTGATCGGCCTGCTCGGGGCCGGGGCCCAGGCGGTCGCGCCCGAGGCGGCCTTCCTGCTGACCTGGCCCGCGCTCGCGGCGGCGGCGGCGGCGGCCCTGTCGGCCGCGATCGGCGCGCGTCTGGTCTCGAAGGCCTCGCTGATCCCCGCGGCGGTCGTCACGGTCGTCGGCGGCGGCTGGATCGCCAGCCTGGCCCACCCGATCTTCCTCGGCATAGGCATGGACCTGCCGGGCGTTCTCGCTCCGCTCGGCCTGCTGATCCTGATGTTCGTCCGGCCTCTGGCCCCGCCCCAGGTGGCGCGCGCCCTGGCCGGATGCGCCGCGGCCTGTCTGATCTTCGCCTGCGGGGTGTCGATGACGGCCCGTTTCGCCGAACCGGCGGAGCCTCCGGCCGCCTCGGCGGGCTGA
- the alaS gene encoding alanine--tRNA ligase encodes MTTTLKQIRSTYLDFFAADGHTKVQSAPLVPQNDPTLMFVNAGMVPFKDYFTGAATPPYPRATSSQKCVRAGGKHNDLDNVGYTARHLTFFEMLGNFSFGDYFKEHAIDRAWNLVTKDFGLDPKRLLVTVYIDDDEAAAIWKKVTGFSDDKIIRIAGSDNFWAMGDSGPCGPCTEIFWDHGDKIAGGPPGSPDEDGDRYVEIWNNVFMQFEKENDEIVRKLPKPSVDTGMGLERMTTVLQGVHSVFETDLFRTLIAASEEATSTKAAGEQAGSHRVIADHLRSSSFLIADGVTPSNEGRGYVLRRIMRRAMRHAHLLGATDPLMHRLVPTLVSEMGEAYPELGRAQAFIEDTLKQEEIRFRTTLGRGMALFDAATQDFRPGDMLDGQTAFTLSDTYGFPLDLTQDEARRRGYSVNVDGFEEAMAEQRERGRANWKGSGQSANAGEWLALRDRLGPTVFTGYDSVDASGEVLALVHNGESVDRVEAGQTAEIVFDQTSFYGEGGGQAGDQGEIEWAEGSGTVLDTQKHGGDLYAHRIEITAGTLEIGTRVQLRVSPEKRLTTRANHSAAHLLHAALSHVLGAHVAQKGQMVDADRMRFDFSHNAPVTEAELAAMEDEVNAVIRQNIPAETKLMTPKDAIDAGAVALFGEKYGDEVRVLTLGRSLTDEAKAFSVELCGGTHVARTGDIALFKIVSETGVAAGVRRIEALTGEAARQYLLSQAGVAKSLAQGFKVQPQDVPARVESLQTSVKALEKQVADLKKQLALGGGSGASAAPEEINGIKLIARVLDGVDGKGLRGVAEDFRKQVGSGVVALIGVTDGKAAVTVAATSDVTDRVNSAELARAAVLAMGGQGAGGKADFAQGGAPDGSRAEDGLAAVRAALG; translated from the coding sequence ATGACCACCACCCTGAAGCAGATCCGTTCGACCTACCTCGACTTCTTCGCGGCCGACGGTCACACGAAGGTCCAGTCGGCCCCGCTGGTGCCGCAGAACGATCCCACGCTGATGTTCGTCAACGCGGGCATGGTGCCGTTCAAGGATTACTTCACCGGCGCCGCGACGCCCCCCTATCCGCGCGCCACCAGCTCTCAGAAATGCGTCCGTGCGGGCGGCAAGCACAACGATCTGGACAACGTCGGCTATACGGCGCGCCACCTGACCTTCTTCGAAATGCTCGGCAACTTTTCGTTCGGCGACTATTTCAAGGAACACGCGATCGACCGCGCCTGGAACCTGGTGACCAAGGACTTCGGCCTGGATCCCAAGCGCCTGCTGGTCACCGTCTATATCGACGACGATGAGGCCGCGGCGATCTGGAAGAAGGTCACCGGCTTCTCTGACGACAAGATCATCCGCATCGCCGGCTCGGACAATTTCTGGGCCATGGGCGACTCGGGTCCGTGCGGCCCCTGCACCGAAATCTTCTGGGACCACGGCGACAAGATCGCCGGCGGACCTCCCGGTTCGCCCGACGAGGACGGCGACCGCTATGTGGAGATCTGGAACAACGTCTTCATGCAGTTCGAGAAGGAGAACGACGAGATCGTTCGCAAACTGCCCAAGCCCTCGGTCGACACCGGCATGGGTCTGGAGCGGATGACGACCGTGCTGCAGGGCGTGCATTCGGTGTTCGAGACCGACCTGTTCAGGACCCTGATCGCGGCCTCGGAAGAGGCGACCTCGACCAAGGCGGCCGGCGAACAGGCCGGCAGCCACCGGGTCATCGCCGACCACCTGCGCTCGTCGTCCTTCCTGATCGCCGACGGGGTGACGCCATCGAACGAAGGCCGGGGCTATGTGCTGCGCCGGATCATGCGCCGCGCCATGCGCCACGCCCACCTGCTGGGCGCGACCGATCCCCTGATGCACCGTCTGGTGCCGACCCTGGTGTCGGAAATGGGCGAGGCCTATCCCGAACTGGGCCGCGCCCAGGCCTTCATCGAGGACACGCTGAAGCAGGAAGAGATCCGCTTCCGCACGACGCTGGGCCGCGGCATGGCCCTGTTCGACGCCGCCACCCAAGACTTCAGGCCCGGCGACATGCTGGACGGCCAGACGGCCTTCACCCTGTCCGACACCTATGGCTTCCCACTCGACCTGACCCAGGACGAGGCGCGCCGTCGCGGCTATTCGGTCAATGTCGACGGCTTCGAGGAAGCCATGGCCGAGCAGCGCGAGCGCGGCCGGGCTAACTGGAAGGGTTCGGGCCAGTCGGCCAACGCCGGCGAATGGCTGGCCCTGCGCGACCGCCTCGGGCCGACCGTCTTCACCGGCTATGACAGTGTCGACGCCTCGGGCGAGGTGCTGGCCCTGGTGCACAACGGCGAGTCCGTCGACCGCGTCGAAGCGGGCCAGACGGCCGAGATCGTCTTCGACCAGACCTCCTTCTACGGCGAGGGCGGCGGTCAGGCCGGCGATCAGGGCGAGATCGAATGGGCCGAAGGTTCGGGCACGGTGCTCGACACCCAGAAGCACGGCGGCGACCTCTATGCCCACCGCATCGAGATCACGGCCGGCACGCTGGAGATCGGGACCAGGGTCCAGCTGCGCGTCTCGCCCGAGAAGCGCCTGACCACCCGCGCCAACCACTCGGCCGCCCACCTGTTGCACGCGGCCCTGTCGCATGTGCTGGGCGCCCACGTGGCCCAGAAGGGCCAGATGGTCGACGCCGACCGGATGCGCTTCGACTTCAGCCACAACGCCCCGGTCACCGAGGCCGAGCTGGCCGCGATGGAGGATGAGGTCAACGCCGTCATCCGCCAGAACATCCCGGCGGAGACGAAGCTGATGACGCCCAAGGACGCCATCGACGCGGGCGCCGTGGCTCTGTTCGGGGAGAAGTATGGCGACGAGGTCCGCGTCCTGACGCTGGGCCGTTCGCTGACGGACGAGGCCAAGGCCTTCTCGGTCGAGCTGTGCGGCGGCACCCATGTGGCCCGCACCGGCGACATCGCCCTGTTCAAGATCGTGTCCGAGACCGGCGTCGCCGCCGGCGTGCGCCGCATCGAAGCCCTGACCGGCGAGGCCGCGCGTCAGTATCTGCTGAGCCAGGCCGGGGTGGCGAAGTCGCTGGCCCAGGGCTTCAAGGTCCAGCCGCAGGACGTGCCGGCCCGTGTCGAAAGCCTGCAGACCTCGGTCAAGGCGCTGGAGAAACAGGTCGCCGACCTGAAGAAGCAGCTGGCTTTGGGCGGCGGTTCGGGCGCCTCGGCGGCGCCGGAAGAGATCAACGGGATCAAGCTGATCGCGCGGGTTCTGGACGGTGTCGATGGCAAGGGTCTGCGCGGCGTCGCCGAGGACTTCCGCAAACAGGTCGGCTCCGGCGTCGTGGCCCTGATCGGCGTTACCGACGGCAAGGCGGCGGTCACCGTCGCCGCGACCTCGGACGTGACCGATCGCGTGAACTCGGCTGAGCTGGCCCGCGCGGCGGTGCTGGCGATGGGCGGTCAGGGCGCGGGCGGCAAGGCCGACTTCGCCCAGGGCGGCGCGCCGGACGGATCCAGGGCTGAGGACGGTCTGGCGGCGGTTAGAGCGGCGCTGGGCTGA
- a CDS encoding S41 family peptidase: protein MSIWLYLAASVGLAAAQAETGRDWAETLRVDATAIHDAVASSHPGMVNPDDPSFSSTNETQYALALDRARTARSFADYFFAIQHYTAAFDDGHLGFGVFGATPDQVRAWPGFIAGDDGSRGLVVTRAEAWSGVSVGAHLKSCDGRDAFQIGKDRVGARFGRWELASQRAIFAAMVMLDTGDPYVAPIRHCVFDSEGGEVSIDLDWRTAEPGFFSRYKVFDSPPRQVTGMRRQDDGAYWITLPTFNGNPESDDGRALEALLAEISAQADALRHAPTIVFDLRGNGGGSSAWSARIAEAIWGAGAFEHAQEPPMTVVWRASEANVQSLRHGLKKRDVNGNLSPGTREWYRASIAGLEAAIAKGDDRWIIPPSVGDDPGNADAAPYHPPVGKVFVLTDEACMSACLDAVDLWGRLGATPIGHETGADTIYMEVRDINVPSGLGQMSLPMKFYIGRARGHNQPVAPVHRFEGDMNDTAVLETWVSGLAIEARDPN, encoded by the coding sequence ATGTCGATCTGGCTTTATCTTGCGGCGTCGGTCGGTCTGGCCGCCGCTCAGGCCGAGACGGGCAGGGATTGGGCTGAAACCCTGCGAGTGGACGCCACGGCGATCCATGACGCCGTCGCCTCGAGTCACCCGGGGATGGTCAATCCCGACGACCCGAGTTTTTCATCGACGAACGAAACGCAATACGCCCTGGCGCTGGATCGGGCCCGAACAGCCCGCAGCTTTGCCGACTATTTCTTCGCCATCCAGCACTACACCGCCGCCTTCGACGACGGTCACCTCGGGTTCGGAGTCTTCGGGGCGACCCCCGATCAGGTAAGGGCCTGGCCGGGGTTTATCGCGGGGGATGATGGAAGCCGGGGGCTGGTGGTGACACGGGCCGAGGCATGGTCAGGCGTTTCCGTGGGCGCCCACCTCAAGTCGTGCGACGGTCGTGACGCCTTCCAGATCGGAAAGGATCGGGTGGGCGCCCGCTTCGGTCGCTGGGAGCTCGCCTCCCAGCGGGCCATATTCGCCGCGATGGTCATGCTGGACACCGGCGACCCCTATGTCGCGCCCATCCGGCACTGCGTGTTCGACAGCGAGGGCGGCGAGGTCTCGATCGATCTCGACTGGCGAACGGCCGAACCCGGGTTCTTTTCTCGCTACAAGGTCTTCGACTCGCCGCCGCGCCAGGTCACCGGAATGCGCCGGCAGGATGACGGCGCCTACTGGATCACGCTTCCGACCTTCAACGGAAACCCCGAGAGCGACGACGGCCGCGCCTTGGAGGCTCTCCTCGCAGAGATTTCAGCGCAGGCGGACGCCCTGCGTCACGCGCCCACCATCGTCTTCGACCTGCGGGGGAACGGCGGCGGCTCGTCGGCATGGTCGGCTCGTATCGCCGAAGCGATCTGGGGCGCTGGCGCCTTCGAGCACGCGCAGGAGCCTCCGATGACCGTGGTCTGGAGAGCGTCCGAGGCCAATGTGCAGTCCCTGCGTCACGGGCTCAAGAAACGGGACGTGAATGGCAATCTCTCGCCCGGTACGCGAGAATGGTATCGCGCATCCATCGCCGGACTGGAGGCGGCGATCGCGAAGGGCGACGATCGCTGGATCATACCGCCGAGCGTCGGCGACGATCCCGGGAATGCCGATGCGGCGCCCTATCATCCGCCCGTCGGTAAGGTGTTTGTGCTGACGGACGAGGCGTGCATGTCGGCCTGTCTCGACGCGGTGGATTTATGGGGCCGGCTCGGCGCCACGCCCATCGGGCATGAGACCGGCGCCGACACCATCTACATGGAAGTCCGCGACATCAATGTGCCGAGTGGCCTCGGCCAGATGTCCCTACCCATGAAATTCTACATCGGCCGGGCGCGCGGGCACAATCAGCCGGTCGCGCCCGTCCATCGCTTCGAAGGCGACATGAACGATACGGCGGTCCTCGAGACCTGGGTGTCGGGCCTCGCCATCGAGGCCCGCGATCCGAACTGA
- the rraA gene encoding ribonuclease E activity regulator RraA — MSEASPPASPATADLIDAHEAVLVSCPLQFRNLGGRARFHGPVRTLKVLEDNALVKSILSSPGQGAVLVIDGGGSLNRALIGDIIAGLAVANGWVGVVVNGAIRDSVAIGALDLGLKALGTNPAKSRKTGAGEADISVTFGGVTFAPGQWLYSDEDGIVVAPHALPF; from the coding sequence ATGTCTGAAGCCTCTCCTCCAGCCTCCCCGGCCACCGCCGACCTGATCGACGCCCATGAGGCGGTGCTGGTCTCTTGCCCGCTGCAGTTCCGCAATCTCGGCGGCCGCGCCCGCTTCCACGGCCCGGTGCGGACGCTGAAGGTGTTGGAGGACAACGCCCTGGTGAAGTCGATCCTGTCCTCGCCGGGACAGGGGGCGGTCCTGGTCATCGACGGCGGCGGCTCGCTGAACCGGGCCCTGATCGGGGACATCATCGCGGGTCTGGCGGTCGCCAATGGCTGGGTCGGGGTGGTGGTCAATGGCGCTATCCGCGACAGCGTCGCCATCGGCGCTCTCGACCTCGGCCTCAAGGCTCTGGGGACCAATCCGGCCAAGAGCAGGAAGACCGGCGCGGGCGAGGCGGATATCTCCGTGACCTTCGGCGGCGTCACCTTCGCCCCCGGTCAGTGGCTCTACAGCGACGAGGACGGGATCGTCGTCGCGCCCCACGCCCTTCCCTTTTGA
- the recA gene encoding recombinase RecA, translating to MASQAALKLVGKEDGDKQRALEAAIAQIDRAFGKGSVMKLGKNGVAEVIPSVSTGSLGLDIALGIGGLPRGRVIEVFGPESSGKTTLALHTVAEIQKAGGTAAFVDAEHALDPSYAQKLGVNLDELLVSQPDNGEQALEIVDTLVRSGAVDIVVVDSVAALTPRAEIEGEMGDSLPGLQARLMSQALRKLTGSINKTQCIVLFINQIRHKIGVMYGSPETTTGGNALKFYASVRLDIRRTGAIKDRDEVTGNTTRVKVVKNKVAPPFREVIFDIMYGEGISKLGEVIDLGVKAGVIEKSGSWFSYDSTRIGQGRENVRAFLKANPDMADAIEDKVRKSQNKIADDLLGTPEPDEGQDLEG from the coding sequence ATGGCTTCGCAGGCGGCATTGAAATTGGTGGGCAAGGAAGACGGCGACAAGCAACGCGCCCTGGAGGCGGCGATCGCGCAGATCGATCGCGCCTTCGGCAAGGGCTCGGTGATGAAACTGGGCAAGAACGGCGTCGCCGAGGTGATCCCCTCGGTCTCGACCGGTTCGCTGGGTCTGGACATCGCGCTCGGCATCGGCGGTCTGCCGCGCGGCCGGGTGATCGAGGTCTTCGGCCCTGAGTCCTCGGGCAAGACGACCCTGGCCCTGCACACGGTGGCCGAGATCCAGAAGGCGGGCGGCACCGCCGCCTTCGTCGACGCCGAACACGCGCTGGATCCGTCCTACGCCCAGAAGCTGGGCGTCAACCTCGACGAACTGCTGGTCTCCCAGCCCGATAATGGCGAACAGGCGCTCGAGATCGTCGACACCCTGGTGCGCTCGGGCGCGGTCGATATCGTGGTGGTCGACTCGGTCGCTGCGCTTACGCCCCGCGCCGAAATCGAGGGCGAGATGGGCGACAGCCTGCCGGGTCTTCAGGCCCGCCTGATGTCCCAGGCCCTGCGCAAGCTGACGGGCTCGATCAACAAGACCCAGTGCATCGTCCTGTTCATCAACCAGATCCGTCACAAGATCGGCGTCATGTACGGCTCGCCGGAAACGACGACGGGCGGCAATGCGCTCAAGTTCTACGCCTCGGTCCGTCTGGACATCCGTCGCACCGGCGCGATCAAGGACCGCGACGAGGTCACGGGCAACACCACCCGGGTCAAGGTCGTCAAGAACAAGGTCGCCCCGCCGTTCCGCGAGGTCATCTTCGACATCATGTACGGCGAGGGCATCTCCAAGCTGGGCGAGGTCATCGACCTGGGCGTCAAGGCCGGGGTGATCGAGAAGTCGGGCAGCTGGTTCTCCTATGACTCGACCCGCATCGGTCAGGGCCGCGAGAACGTCCGCGCCTTCCTCAAGGCCAACCCCGACATGGCAGACGCCATCGAGGACAAGGTGCGTAAATCGCAGAACAAGATCGCCGACGACCTGCTGGGCACGCCCGAGCCGGACGAAGGTCAGGATCTGGAGGGGTAG
- a CDS encoding CheR family methyltransferase: protein MTQDDFERLQTLLASRAGFRLTRDRIHLAEHRLAPVARREGFDSVDALLSALWAKPVASLGWAVIETMLNPETWFRRDRAPFDTFARELLPAIGRVRENGLVRVWSAGCSNGQEAWSLAMGGLEAGANVEIIATDLSQRAIERARAGSYTTFEIQRGLSASAMLRWFEPADEQWAAREELRHVVQFERANLLDEPIAGAPRYDVIFCRNVLSDMDPAKRGMAIEGLERRLVDDGCLFLGTDERLDGDTVAFRPVNGRRGLFVKAPSALSRAA from the coding sequence ATGACCCAGGACGATTTCGAACGCCTCCAGACGCTGCTGGCCTCCCGGGCCGGCTTCCGCCTGACGCGCGACCGGATTCATCTGGCCGAGCACCGCCTGGCCCCCGTGGCCCGCCGCGAAGGCTTCGACAGCGTCGACGCCCTACTGAGCGCCCTCTGGGCCAAGCCGGTCGCCTCCCTCGGCTGGGCCGTCATCGAGACCATGCTGAACCCGGAGACCTGGTTCCGTCGGGACCGGGCGCCGTTCGACACCTTCGCCCGCGAGCTTCTGCCCGCCATCGGCCGGGTCCGCGAAAACGGCCTGGTCCGCGTCTGGTCGGCCGGCTGCTCCAACGGCCAGGAGGCCTGGTCCCTGGCGATGGGCGGGCTGGAAGCCGGCGCCAATGTCGAGATCATCGCCACCGACCTGTCGCAGCGCGCGATCGAGCGGGCCCGGGCCGGCAGCTACACCACCTTCGAGATCCAGCGCGGCCTGTCCGCCTCGGCCATGCTGCGCTGGTTCGAGCCGGCCGACGAACAGTGGGCCGCCCGCGAAGAGTTGCGCCACGTCGTCCAGTTCGAGCGCGCCAACCTGCTGGACGAGCCGATCGCCGGCGCCCCGCGCTATGACGTCATCTTCTGCCGCAATGTGCTCTCGGACATGGACCCGGCCAAGCGCGGCATGGCCATCGAGGGGCTGGAGCGGCGTCTGGTCGACGACGGCTGCCTGTTCCTCGGGACCGACGAGCGGCTGGACGGGGACACGGTCGCCTTCCGCCCCGTCAACGGTCGCCGCGGCCTGTTCGTGAAGGCGCCCTCGGCGCTCAGCCGCGCGGCCTGA